From the Bos taurus isolate L1 Dominette 01449 registration number 42190680 breed Hereford chromosome 22, ARS-UCD2.0, whole genome shotgun sequence genome, one window contains:
- the SNTN gene encoding sentan, with amino-acid sequence MCGCVHSTQDQALRLEGEPNPPAAPTSTLAPKNMPKSISISKQLASIKALRKGSDLEKAIATAALVFRNSSDPDGKLRKATAKNLLQTQFKNFAEGQETKARYKDLLSELDEHTENKLDFEDFMVLLLSVTIMSDLLQNIWSVKITQ; translated from the exons ATGTGTGGCTGCGTGCACAGTACTCAGGACCAAGCACTCCGCTTGGAAGGGGAGCCCAATCCTCCTGCAGCCCCAACATCTACTTTAGCACCTAAGAACATGCCCAAAAG CATTTCAATATCCAAACAGCTGGCTTCAATAAAAG CTCTACGCAAGGGCTCAGATCTGGAAAAAGCCATTGCCACCGCCGCTCTGGTTTTCAGAAACTCTTCTGACCCTGATGGTAAACTCAGAAAAGCTACTGCCAAAAATCTGCTGCAAACCCAGTTTAAGAATTTCGCAGAG GGACAAGAAACCAAAGCAAGGTACAAAGACCTCCTTTCTGAACTTGACGAACACACAGAAAATAAGCTGGATTTTGAGGATTTCATGGTCTTACTGTTAAGCGTCACTATAATGTCAGATTTGCTCCAAAATATATGGAGTGTAAAAATTACACAATAA